One part of the Lycium ferocissimum isolate CSIRO_LF1 chromosome 8, AGI_CSIRO_Lferr_CH_V1, whole genome shotgun sequence genome encodes these proteins:
- the LOC132067318 gene encoding ACT domain-containing protein ACR4-like isoform X1: MDYWCTSLTVDDEFEKLVRRMNPPRVTVDNTSDKKTTLIKVDSANKRGSLLEVVQVLTDMNLIIRRAYISSDGEWFMDVFHVTDEYGNKLTEDNVAERIQQSLGPTGCSFRSLTRSVGVQSAAEQTTIELTGRDRPGLLSEIFAVLTDHKCNVVAAEVWTHNSRMASVVYITDEENGLSIDDSDRLAKIRQLLLYVLKGERDRRGANTAVSVGSTHKERRLHQMMYADRDYDKDDMDCISSDRTKPLVTVESCAEKGYTVVNLRCADRPKLIFDTVCTLTDMQYVVYHGTLIAEGLEAYQEYYIRHVDGYPISSEAERQRVIQCLEAAIKRRISNGIRLELCGDDRIGFLSDVTRIFRENGLSVSRAEVTTRGSQAVNVFYVIDASGSQVKSETIEAVRKEIGQTVLRVKDDDVCSSTSPPQQTARFSLGHIFRSSSEKFLFNLGLIKSCS, encoded by the exons ATGGACTACTGGTGTACTTCTCTTACTGTTGATGATGAATTTGAGAAGCTTGTACGTAGAATGAACCCACCAAG GGTTACTGTTGATAATACATCTGACAAGAAAACTACTCTGATCAAG GTTGATAGTGCAAATAAAAGAGGAAGCTTATTGGAAGTGGTTCAGGTTCTAACTGATATGAACTTGATAATTAGGAGAGCTTATATATCTTCTGATGGGGAATGGTTTATGGATG TATTTCATGTTActgatgaatatggaaataagCTCACTGAAGATAACGTTGCTGAACGCATTCAGCAG TCACTGGGACCGACGGGCTGCAGCTTCCGTTCTTTGACAAGATCCGTGGGTGTTCAATCTGCAGCGGAGCAGACAACCATAGAATTGACTGGGCGGGACCGTCCAGGATTACTCTCGGAGATCTTTGCTGTACTCACGGACCACAAATGCAATGTGGTAGCAGCAGAAGTGTGGACTCATAATTCAAGAATGGCATCAGTTGTGTACATAACTGATGAAGAGAACGGATTGTCAATAGATGATTCTGATCGGCTTGCTAAAATCAGGCAATTGCTTTTGTACGTTTTAAAAGGGGAAAGAGACAGGCGAGGTGCCAACACTGCAGTTTCTGTTGGTTCCACTCATAAAGAGAGGAGGCTACATCAAATGATGTATGCTGATCGCGATTATGATAAGGATGATATGGATTGTATATCAAGTGATCGGACTAAGCCCTTAGTAACTGTAGAAAGTTGTGCAGAAAAAGGCTACACCGTTGTGAATTTAAGATGTGCAGACCGTCCTAAGCTGATCTTTGATACAGTGTGCACATTAACCGATATGCAGTATGTGGTCTATCATGGTACCCTCATTGCTGAAGGACTGGAGGCTTATCAG GAATATTACATTAGGCATGTGGATGGATACCCAATCAGTTCTGAAGCAGAGAGACAGCGCGTGATACAATGCTTGGAGGCGGCTATAAAGAGGCGAATTTCTAAT GGAATAAGACTGGAATTATGTGGTGATGACAGAATTGGGTTTCTATCGGATGTAACTCGCATATTTAGAGAGAATGGTCTTTCTGTTTCCAGGGCTGAGGTAACGACAAGGGGCTCGCAAGCTGTTAATGTTTTCTATGTTATTGATGCATCAGGAAGTCAAGTTAAAAGTGAAACCATTGAAGCAGTCCGTAAAGAAATAGGTCAGACCGTTCTTCGTGTCAAGGACGATGATGTCTGCTCCAGTACTTCACCGCCACAGCAAACTGCGAGATTCTCTTTGGGACATATATTCAGATCAAGCTCAGAGAAATTTCTGTTCAACTTGggactaattaagtcatgttCTTGA
- the LOC132067318 gene encoding ACT domain-containing protein ACR4-like isoform X2, translated as MGNGLWMYFMLLMNMEISSLKITLLNAFSRFSLLQSLGPTGCSFRSLTRSVGVQSAAEQTTIELTGRDRPGLLSEIFAVLTDHKCNVVAAEVWTHNSRMASVVYITDEENGLSIDDSDRLAKIRQLLLYVLKGERDRRGANTAVSVGSTHKERRLHQMMYADRDYDKDDMDCISSDRTKPLVTVESCAEKGYTVVNLRCADRPKLIFDTVCTLTDMQYVVYHGTLIAEGLEAYQEYYIRHVDGYPISSEAERQRVIQCLEAAIKRRISNGIRLELCGDDRIGFLSDVTRIFRENGLSVSRAEVTTRGSQAVNVFYVIDASGSQVKSETIEAVRKEIGQTVLRVKDDDVCSSTSPPQQTARFSLGHIFRSSSEKFLFNLGLIKSCS; from the exons ATGGGGAATGGTTTATGGATG TATTTCATGTTActgatgaatatggaaataagCTCACTGAAGATAACGTTGCTGAACGCATTCAGCAG ATTTTCTCTGTTGCAGTCACTGGGACCGACGGGCTGCAGCTTCCGTTCTTTGACAAGATCCGTGGGTGTTCAATCTGCAGCGGAGCAGACAACCATAGAATTGACTGGGCGGGACCGTCCAGGATTACTCTCGGAGATCTTTGCTGTACTCACGGACCACAAATGCAATGTGGTAGCAGCAGAAGTGTGGACTCATAATTCAAGAATGGCATCAGTTGTGTACATAACTGATGAAGAGAACGGATTGTCAATAGATGATTCTGATCGGCTTGCTAAAATCAGGCAATTGCTTTTGTACGTTTTAAAAGGGGAAAGAGACAGGCGAGGTGCCAACACTGCAGTTTCTGTTGGTTCCACTCATAAAGAGAGGAGGCTACATCAAATGATGTATGCTGATCGCGATTATGATAAGGATGATATGGATTGTATATCAAGTGATCGGACTAAGCCCTTAGTAACTGTAGAAAGTTGTGCAGAAAAAGGCTACACCGTTGTGAATTTAAGATGTGCAGACCGTCCTAAGCTGATCTTTGATACAGTGTGCACATTAACCGATATGCAGTATGTGGTCTATCATGGTACCCTCATTGCTGAAGGACTGGAGGCTTATCAG GAATATTACATTAGGCATGTGGATGGATACCCAATCAGTTCTGAAGCAGAGAGACAGCGCGTGATACAATGCTTGGAGGCGGCTATAAAGAGGCGAATTTCTAAT GGAATAAGACTGGAATTATGTGGTGATGACAGAATTGGGTTTCTATCGGATGTAACTCGCATATTTAGAGAGAATGGTCTTTCTGTTTCCAGGGCTGAGGTAACGACAAGGGGCTCGCAAGCTGTTAATGTTTTCTATGTTATTGATGCATCAGGAAGTCAAGTTAAAAGTGAAACCATTGAAGCAGTCCGTAAAGAAATAGGTCAGACCGTTCTTCGTGTCAAGGACGATGATGTCTGCTCCAGTACTTCACCGCCACAGCAAACTGCGAGATTCTCTTTGGGACATATATTCAGATCAAGCTCAGAGAAATTTCTGTTCAACTTGggactaattaagtcatgttCTTGA
- the LOC132066055 gene encoding uncharacterized protein LOC132066055: MMNALIWNIRVNTMEAFTRLIKLNQRYHFGFIGLMEPFQDSDKIEGYRRRLGMEHAIVNISGKIWAFVEDIFDYYIMVDHQQHLTVKLRVRGSQEDMLVSLVYAKCTQSERLELWDSLEDLSTSVDIPWMIGGDFNAITSEDEKFGGLPVTINEIQDFRGCIQNCGISDLGFSGSKFTWWNGQSGDDCIFKRLDRCLGDNRSIKKPFKFLNFWVKQEGFIELIKQNWTADFLANPFILFHHKLKKVKAALAQWSKATFGNIFQEIEALEEIIKVKETQFQNFPTPTNRQELHKVQAELNRYLHLEEDFWKQKAGMQWFQDGDRNTKFFHAYVQGRRKRMQIRRIQGEDGSWIEEEGG; this comes from the exons ATGATGAATGCTCTTATATGGAATATTAGGGTTAATACCATGGAAGCTTTTACAAGGTTGATAAAACTGAATCAAAGATACCATTTTGGTTTTATAGGATTAATGGAACCTTTTCAAGATTCAGACAAGATAGAGGGATATAGAAGGAGACTTGGAATGGAGCATGCAATAGTTAATATATCTGGTAAGATTTGGGCTTTTGTGGAAGATATTTTTGACTATTACATAATGGTGGATCATCAGCAGCATTTAACTGTTAAATTAAGGGTTAGAGGAAGTCAGGAGGATATGCTAGTGTCACTAGTGTATGCAAAGTGTACTCAATCTGAAAGATTGGAATTGTGGGACTCTCTGGAGGATTTATCTACCTCAGTTGATATTCCTTGGATGATTGGGGGTGATTTTAATGCAATAACCTCAGAAGATGAGAAATTTGGTGGTCTCCCAGTAACTATCAATGAAATTCAGGATTTTAGAGGTTGTATCCAGAACTGTGGAATATCAGATTTGGGATTTAGTGGCAGTAAatttacttggtggaatggcCAAAGTGgggatgattgtatttttaagaGATTGGATAGATGTTTGG GAGACAATAGAAGCATCAAAAAACCTTttaagtttttgaatttttgggtgAAGCAGGAAGGTTTTATAGAGTTGATTAAACAAAATTGGACAGCTGATTTTCTGGCAAATCCTTTCATACTCTTTCATCATAAACTGAAGAAGGTGAAAGCAGCATTGGCACAATGGAGTAAAGCAACTTTTGGGAAtatatttcaagaaattgaagCTCTTGAAGAGATCATCAAGGTGAAGGAAACTCAATTTCAGAATTTTCCAACTCCTACTAACAGACAGGAATTGCATAAAGTACAGGCAGAATTAAACAGATATTTACATCTAGAGGAAGATTTTTGGAAACAGAAAGCTGGGATGCAGTGGTTTCAGGATGGGGATAGAAACACAAAATTTTTCCATGCCTATGTTCAGGGGAGAAGGAAAAGGATGCAAATAAGAAGAATTCAAGGAGAAGATGGGAGCTGGATAGAAGAAGAAGGGGGATAA